A genome region from Triticum aestivum cultivar Chinese Spring chromosome 2B, IWGSC CS RefSeq v2.1, whole genome shotgun sequence includes the following:
- the LOC123039693 gene encoding disease resistance protein Pik-2-like, with translation MRLMNINNRSELQPILREIVSKPLPVRLFLRALYVNPNKTKAELQNLCDNLDSSTTASSNNARQVLKFCNLTSNCKNCLLYMSIFPEDTIFERTRLVRRWAVEGMTAKRGRLSALHEADHCFDLLVSHGFLTPRNTSDTAKVKSYTMDDIILDIVTQIAREDHFVKNTHHPDLAHRLSVHYEGQPHQAEKELNVTRSQACWNICGHQATVEQSNATKEFLESLPSSSHSGTLKVLDLEDCNDLKDRHLKNICIHVFHLKYLSLRKTGITELPRQLDKLQSLEFLDIRETKVKAFAKNSVFLPKLKHLLAGHWTDEELVVNGNVQSKEKFSTVAMPTHIGDMTELQVISHIAVSGDGSELKYAGYLLQLVKLGVVVSGNKTSSVLRHLYHATGNLGFLRSLTIQVAESEEENENVNKRDAYPIYPKYLHKLKISGLKNGLPSWIEKLKVLTKVTLHMTFITEHDFEILGRLTSLSLFKLKQDSCTGCTVTFKKDAFQSLEFLHIKCSAITSINFDNEACLKLKRLAWYSTGEQSLLGIERLPRLKKVELTGNHDWKIVKQALSANQNKPTWAPYGFRRW, from the coding sequence ATGCGCCTAATGAACATCAACAACCGAAGTGAGCTGCAGCCGATTTTACGAGAAATTGTCTCAAAACCCTTGCCAGTCAGGTTGTTTCTACGTGCTCTGTATGTCAATCCTAACAAGACCAAGGCCGAGCTACAGAATCTGTGTGACAACCTGGACAGCTCCACCACAGCATCATCGAACAATGCAAGGCAAGTACTAAAGTTCTGTAATCTGACTAGCAACTGCAAGAACTGTTTGCTATATATGTCTATTTTCCCTGAAGATACAATCTTTGAACGGACAAGATTGGTAAGAAGATGGGCCGTTGAAGGCATGACTGCTAAAAGAGGTAGACTAAGTGCACTGCATGAAGCTGACCACTGTTTTGATCTGCTTGTCTCCCATGGGTTTCTTACACCAAGGAACACGTCTGATACAGCAAAGGTGAAGAGCTATACAATGGATGACATCATCCTCGATATTGTTACACAGATTGCAAGAGAAGATCACTTTGTAAAGAACACCCATCACCCTGACTTGGCTCATCGCCTTTCGGTTCACTATGAAGGCCAACCGCACCAAGCTGAGAAGGAACTAAATGTAACTCGTTCACAGGCATGTTGGAATATTTGTGGCCACCAAGCAACAGTTGAACAGTCCAATGCCACTAAAGAGTTTTTGGAGTCACTTCCTTCGTCAAGTCACTCGGGGACTCTGAAAGTGCTTGATCTAGAAGACTGCAATGACTTGAAGGACCGCCATCTGAAAAACATTTGCATCCATGTATTCCACCTAAAGTATTTGAGCCTTCGGAAAACTGGCATTACTGAACTACCCAGGCAGCTCGACAAGCTTCAGTCCTTAGAGTTCTTGGACATTCGTGAAACAAAAGTAAAGGCATTCGCCAAAAATTCAGTTTTTCTGCCAAAGCTAAAGCATCTACTTGCTGGCCACTGGACTGAtgaagagcttgttgtaaatggcaACGTCCAATCAAAGGAGAAGTTTTCCACCGTGGCAATGCCCACACATATCGGGGACATGACAGAATTGCAGGTGATATCTCATATTGCAGTTTCTGGCGACGGCAGTGAACTAAAATATGCTGGCTACCTACTCCAGTTGGTTAAGTTGGGTGTGGTTGTTTCTGGAAATAAAACATCATCAGTCTTGAGGCATTTGTACCATGCAACTGGAAATCTTGGATTTCTTCGCTCACTGACAATCCAAGTCGCAGAAAGTGAAGAAGAAAATGAGAATGTGAACAAGAGAGATGCATACCCGATATATCCAAAGTATCTTCACAAGCTAAAAATCAGTGGCCTGAAAAATGGATTGCCTTCATGGATTGAAAAGCTCAAGGTACTTACCAAAGTGACCCTGCATATGACTTTCATAACAGAACATGACTTCGAAATCCTTGGCCGGCTCACAAGCTTGTCCTTGTTTAAGCTCAAACAGGATTCTTGCACTGGATGTACAGTCACCTTCAAAAAAGATGCATTTCAGAGTCTCGAGTTCCTTCACATTAAGTGCTCAGCCATTACCAGTATCAACTTTGACAATGAGGCCTGTCTAAAGCTGAAGAGGTTAGCCTGGTATTCTACAGGTGAACAATCTCTTTTGGGGATTGAGCGCCTTCCAAGGCTCAAAAAAGTCGAGCTGACAGGCAACCATGACTGGAAAATTGTGAAACAAGCACTTTCAGCAAACCAGAACAAGCCTACCTGGGCACCATACGGGTTCAGGAGGTGGTGA
- the LOC123042818 gene encoding lysine histidine transporter 2, with translation MGTRVAAMGTRPAENHTSVPPKQDWRTVEERKIDEWLPVTASRNGKWWYSAFHNVTAMVGAGVLTLPYAMSELGWGPGVAVMTLSWIMTLYTLWQMVEMHEMVPGKRFDRYHELGQYAFGETLGLWIVVPQQLVVEISLDIVYMITGGKSLKKFHDLVCEDRCKDIKLSYFIMIFASAQFVISQLPNFDSIATISLAAALMSICYSTIAWGASVHKGKADDVDYSLRASTTPGMVFDFLGGLGQMAFSFSGHNVVLEIQASIPSTAETPSKKPMWKGVIVAYTTVLLCYFPVAFVGYWAFGNSVDDNILITLNTPKWLIAAANMMVVVHVIGSYQVYAMPVFDMMEMVLVRKMRFSPGWKLRLVSRSLFVAFTMFIGITFPFFGGLIGFFGGLAFAPTTYFLPCIIWLTVYKPRVFSLSWCANWFCIVGGVLLMVLGLIGGLRQIIMEAKAYKFYS, from the exons ATGGGAACACGGGTAGCAGCCATGGGGACACGGCCCGCGGAGAACCACACCTCCGTGCCGCCCAAG CAGGATTGGAGGACTGTGGAGGAGAGGAAGATCGACGAATGGCTCCCGGTCACGGCATCGAGGAATGGAAAGTGGTGGTACTCGGCCTTCCACAATGTCACAGCCATGGTCGGCGCCGGCGTGCTCACCCTACCCTACGCCATGTCTGAGCTCGGCTG GGGACCTGGCGTCGCGGTAATGACTCTGTCATGGATCATGACATTGTACACGCTGTGGCAGATGGTGGAGATGCATGAGATGGTGCCCGGGAAGCGGTTCGACAGGTACCACGAGCTGGGGCAGTACGCGTTCGGCGAGACGCTCGGGCTGTGGATCGTCGTGCCGCAGCAGCTCGTCGTCGAGATAAGCTTGGACATCGTGTACATGATCACCGGTGGCAAGTCGCTCAAGAAGTTCCACGACCTCGTCTGCGAAGACAGGTGCAAGGACATAAAGCTCTCCTACTTCATCATGATCTTTGCTTCCGCCCAGTTCGTCATCTCCCAGCTCCCCAACTTCGACTCCATCGCCACcatctccctcgccgccgccctcaTGTCGATCTG CTACTCGACAATTGCTTGGGGCGCCTCAGTGCACAAGGGGAAGGCGGACGATGTGGACTACAGCCTACGGGCATCCACTACCCCGGGGATGGTGTTCGACTTCCTGGGAGGCCTGGGACAGATGGCCTTCTCCTTCTCAGGCCATAACGTCGTGCTGGAGATCCAGGCCTCCATCCCGTCGACGGCGGAGACGCCGTCCAAGAAGCCCATGTGGAAGGGCGTCATCGTGGCCTACACCACCGTCTTGCTCTGCTACTTCCCGGTTGCTTTCGTCGGTTATTGGGCCTTCGGCAACAGCGTCGACGACAACATCCTCATCACCCTCAACACGCCCAAGTGGCTCATCGCCGCCGCCAACATGATGGTCGTCGTCCATGTCATCGGTAGCTACCAG GTTTATGCGATGCCGGTGTTCGACATgatggagatggtgctggtgaggaAGATGCGTTTCTCTCCCGGTTGGAAGCTCCGTTTGGTTTCCCGAAGCCTCTTCGTTG CATTCACAATGTTCATAGGCATTACCTTCCCCTTCTTCGGTGGGCTTATCGGATTCTTCGGTGGGCTCGCCTTTGCGCCGACAACTTATTTC CTTCCCTGCATCATCTGGCTCACGGTCTACAAGCCCAGGGTATTCAGTCTCTCATGGTGTGCCAACTGG TTCTGCATCGTTGGTGGGGTGCTGCTGATGGTGCTTGGGCTCATTGGAGGGCTAAGGCAGATCATCATGGAGGCCAAGGCATACAAATTCTACTCGTAG